From a single Nostoc edaphicum CCNP1411 genomic region:
- a CDS encoding DUF427 domain-containing protein, translating into MVNSQRIEPAPGQESVWDYPRPPRLEDTSKHIQIIFNSVIIVDTHNAKRVLETSHPPSYYIPPADIKMEYLQMTPQSSFCEWKGGAFYYKIQVGDKEVHNACWFYPNPTPAFESIKDYVAFYAHLMDKCYVNSEEVQPQPGNFYGGWITSDIVGPFKGAPGTWGW; encoded by the coding sequence ATGGTTAATTCTCAACGCATCGAACCCGCTCCCGGACAAGAATCAGTTTGGGATTACCCCCGTCCTCCTCGTCTGGAGGACACAAGCAAACATATCCAAATAATCTTTAATAGCGTAATAATTGTAGATACCCACAACGCCAAACGTGTTTTAGAAACTAGTCATCCTCCTTCTTACTACATTCCTCCTGCGGATATCAAAATGGAATATCTACAGATGACACCACAATCTAGTTTTTGCGAGTGGAAGGGAGGTGCTTTTTACTACAAAATTCAAGTGGGTGACAAAGAAGTTCATAATGCTTGTTGGTTCTATCCCAACCCCACACCAGCCTTTGAATCTATCAAAGACTACGTAGCTTTTTACGCTCATTTAATGGATAAATGCTACGTGAATAGTGAAGAGGTGCAACCACAACCCGGTAACTTCTACGGCGGTTGGATAACCAGTGATATTGTTGGGCCATTTAAAGGCGCTCCTGGTACTTGGGGATGGTGA
- a CDS encoding GrpB family protein encodes MKVEVVPHDSTWHSKFEEESKDVALILGENVVAIHHIGSTAIPNIYAKPIIDLLIEVENITKVDNCILGMEALGYEAMGEFGIPGRRFFRKDNETGTRTHHVHTFKAKSSEVERHLAFRDYMIAHPEDAQKYSELKCKLGKHYPKDIIGYMDGKDGFLNLTRLEVA; translated from the coding sequence ATGAAAGTAGAAGTAGTGCCGCATGATTCCACATGGCACAGTAAATTTGAGGAAGAATCAAAGGATGTTGCGCTCATACTAGGTGAAAATGTAGTTGCTATTCACCATATTGGCAGCACAGCAATTCCAAATATCTACGCGAAACCCATTATTGATTTGTTGATTGAAGTTGAAAACATCACCAAAGTAGATAATTGTATTTTGGGCATGGAGGCATTAGGTTATGAAGCAATGGGCGAGTTTGGTATTCCAGGTCGCCGTTTCTTCCGTAAAGATAATGAAACAGGTACAAGAACGCATCATGTCCACACCTTCAAAGCCAAATCATCGGAAGTAGAACGACACTTAGCGTTTCGGGATTACATGATTGCACATCCCGAAGATGCACAGAAATATAGTGAATTAAAATGTAAGTTAGGGAAGCATTATCCTAAAGATATCATCGGATATATGGATGGTAAAGATGGTTTTTTGAACCTCACACGACTTGAAGTCGCGTGA
- a CDS encoding metal ABC transporter solute-binding protein, Zn/Mn family has product MSKKSPLNNFFRAIFVTLTIGFVGCGNQAARTTFTQTTTQVDENLPQVVATTSVLCDLTRQVAGNTVNLTCLIPPAANPKFYKPKPEDRKAIEQANLILYTGYNFEPNLIKLIKATKNPAPKIAVGQLAVPKPQKLQTASKTVTDPHLWHNAKSAIKMVEVINSNLRKLESSDAEAYTSNTKKITNELTQLDSWIKSRIASIPAKQRKLVTTYDGLGYYAKAYGIPLAGGLQSISTNEKLTAARVKNLATNIKRARVPTVFAKVEINPNLIESVATEAEVKVSNRNLYSEGLGEAGSDGDTYQKMMIANTRTIVEGLGGTYLMFQAKATR; this is encoded by the coding sequence ATGTCAAAAAAATCACCATTGAATAATTTCTTCCGAGCTATTTTTGTTACTTTGACAATTGGATTTGTTGGGTGTGGAAATCAAGCTGCAAGAACCACATTCACTCAGACTACCACCCAGGTAGACGAGAATCTTCCTCAAGTCGTAGCGACTACAAGCGTACTATGTGACTTGACCAGACAGGTTGCCGGAAATACAGTTAACCTCACCTGCTTAATTCCTCCTGCTGCCAACCCCAAATTTTATAAACCAAAACCGGAAGATCGTAAAGCCATTGAGCAAGCTAATCTTATTCTTTATACTGGTTATAATTTTGAACCAAATCTGATCAAATTAATTAAAGCGACTAAAAACCCTGCACCAAAAATAGCCGTTGGTCAACTGGCAGTGCCTAAGCCACAAAAACTTCAGACAGCCTCTAAGACTGTCACAGATCCTCATCTTTGGCACAATGCCAAAAGTGCTATCAAAATGGTGGAGGTAATTAATAGTAACTTGAGAAAATTAGAATCTAGTGATGCAGAGGCTTATACTAGCAATACCAAAAAAATTACCAATGAACTCACTCAACTAGATAGCTGGATTAAGTCAAGAATTGCCAGTATTCCTGCCAAACAACGCAAGTTAGTTACAACCTATGATGGACTGGGTTATTACGCCAAAGCATACGGTATTCCATTAGCAGGGGGATTACAAAGTATTAGTACTAACGAAAAACTGACAGCCGCACGAGTCAAAAATTTAGCTACAAATATTAAACGGGCTAGAGTACCAACAGTTTTTGCTAAGGTAGAAATTAATCCTAATTTGATTGAATCTGTAGCCACAGAAGCTGAAGTGAAAGTTTCTAACAGAAACCTGTATTCTGAGGGACTTGGAGAAGCAGGAAGCGACGGGGACACTTATCAAAAAATGATGATTGCCAATACACGCACAATTGTGGAAGGTCTTGGAGGGACATATTTGATGTTTCAAGCGAAAGCTACTAGATAG
- a CDS encoding YtxH domain-containing protein, producing MSNNRSGVFIGGLMLGATIGALTGLLAAPRTGRETRKILKKSANAIPELAEDLSTSVQIQADRLSASALRNWDETLDRLREAIAAGVDASQRESQVLKRQTSVEDSDSLPQELERS from the coding sequence ATGTCTAATAACCGTTCTGGAGTATTTATTGGCGGTTTGATGCTGGGGGCTACTATCGGTGCTTTGACCGGTTTGCTTGCCGCTCCACGCACAGGGCGCGAAACGCGTAAAATTTTGAAAAAATCTGCTAATGCTATCCCAGAATTGGCAGAAGATTTATCAACGAGTGTGCAAATCCAGGCAGATCGTCTTTCTGCTAGCGCACTACGAAACTGGGATGAGACTTTAGATAGATTACGGGAAGCGATCGCAGCAGGTGTAGATGCCAGTCAGCGAGAAAGCCAAGTCTTGAAGCGACAAACATCTGTTGAAGACTCAGATTCGCTTCCCCAGGAATTAGAACGCTCATAA
- a CDS encoding DUF948 domain-containing protein, which yields MIEPLFWLGLSLLLVATSLTAVLVAAIPALQELARAARSAEKLFDTLSRELPPTLEAIRVTGLEITDLTDDVGEGVKSASQVVKQVDQSLDSARKQAQNLQVGTRTIFVGVKAAWRNFTRQKAARRTGDRLSSNEKPPLTLREREVPRQENRRINTEVYRANDGYNDAVSWETNFDDKD from the coding sequence GTGATTGAACCCCTGTTTTGGTTGGGACTTTCCTTACTTTTAGTCGCCACAAGCTTGACTGCGGTTTTAGTGGCGGCAATACCGGCTTTGCAGGAGTTAGCACGCGCTGCTCGCAGTGCAGAAAAGCTATTTGATACCCTCTCACGGGAATTACCGCCCACCCTAGAAGCCATCCGCGTAACTGGCTTAGAAATCACTGACTTAACGGATGATGTGGGCGAAGGTGTAAAAAGTGCTAGTCAAGTAGTGAAACAAGTTGACCAAAGTCTTGATAGTGCCAGAAAACAGGCTCAAAATCTGCAAGTAGGTACACGTACTATTTTTGTTGGCGTGAAAGCTGCTTGGAGAAATTTCACGCGCCAAAAAGCTGCGAGGCGAACAGGCGATCGCTTATCAAGCAATGAAAAACCACCACTAACGTTGCGAGAACGAGAAGTGCCCAGGCAAGAAAATCGCCGGATAAACACAGAAGTGTACCGTGCTAATGACGGTTATAACGACGCTGTTAGCTGGGAAACCAATTTCGATGATAAAGATTGA
- a CDS encoding TPM domain-containing protein, translating to MQSCFWRRILVSIAIFFLAGSIWVMHSPPALAYDNPELLPNTFTPVVDLAKSLPVLQEEKLVKDLEQFEADTGWKLRVLTQYDRTPGRAVIKYWGLDDKSILLVADSRGGNILSFSVGDAVYKLLPRTFWIELQTRFGNLYFVREQGEDQAILQALESVKGCLIKGGCNVVPGLPREQWILTLITSVIGGVICGFAAQPREKGQVFAWQWALIFSPLWGILFIAFGIGPVVTRTSDWLPLVRNISGFLIGVLVAYLSPIFSRPSSSNEL from the coding sequence ATGCAATCTTGTTTTTGGCGACGAATTCTCGTATCTATTGCAATATTTTTCCTGGCTGGGTCAATTTGGGTCATGCATTCTCCCCCAGCACTGGCTTATGACAATCCTGAGTTACTTCCTAACACCTTTACGCCAGTTGTAGACTTAGCTAAATCTCTGCCTGTGCTGCAAGAAGAAAAGCTTGTCAAAGATTTAGAGCAGTTTGAAGCCGATACGGGCTGGAAACTGCGAGTATTGACTCAGTACGATCGCACCCCAGGTCGCGCAGTTATAAAATATTGGGGCTTGGATGACAAAAGTATTTTACTAGTTGCCGATTCTCGTGGCGGTAACATTCTCAGTTTTAGTGTCGGCGATGCTGTTTATAAGCTTTTACCACGGACTTTCTGGATAGAATTGCAAACCCGTTTTGGTAATTTGTACTTTGTCCGCGAACAAGGCGAAGACCAAGCCATTCTGCAAGCTTTAGAATCGGTTAAAGGCTGTTTAATTAAGGGTGGTTGCAATGTTGTCCCCGGACTGCCACGAGAACAGTGGATTCTCACCTTGATTACCTCAGTTATTGGTGGGGTGATTTGTGGATTTGCAGCTCAACCCCGCGAGAAAGGACAAGTTTTTGCTTGGCAATGGGCTTTAATTTTCTCACCTTTGTGGGGAATCTTGTTTATTGCCTTTGGCATTGGGCCAGTGGTGACACGCACAAGTGACTGGTTACCTCTAGTTCGCAATATCTCTGGGTTTCTCATTGGCGTCTTGGTTGCCTACTTATCTCCTATTTTCAGTCGGCCTTCTTCCAGTAATGAGTTATGA
- a CDS encoding precorrin-8X methylmutase encodes MEWHVTDAQSLAIIDSEIGDHVFSPAEYEIVRRVIYATADFEYKSLIRFSERALQAGAAALAARTTIVVDVPMVQVGIASDIQNTFANPLYCSMEALTRPQKEKTRAAWGIETLAKRYPEGIFVVGQAQTALTALVDLIEAEEIRPALIIATPVGFANADEAKERLQDSLVPHITIDSRKGNAVVAAAIVDGLVDLAWQAYGQDGNRGS; translated from the coding sequence ATGGAATGGCACGTAACTGATGCTCAAAGTTTAGCAATTATTGATAGTGAAATTGGTGATCATGTCTTTTCACCCGCAGAGTATGAGATTGTGCGTCGGGTAATCTATGCCACGGCTGACTTTGAGTATAAGTCTTTGATTCGCTTTTCTGAGCGTGCCTTGCAAGCTGGAGCCGCAGCACTAGCCGCGCGTACCACGATTGTGGTAGATGTGCCGATGGTACAAGTAGGTATTGCATCTGATATTCAAAACACCTTTGCTAATCCGCTGTATTGCAGCATGGAAGCTTTAACACGCCCCCAAAAAGAAAAAACTCGCGCAGCATGGGGAATAGAAACCTTAGCAAAGCGTTATCCAGAGGGTATTTTTGTGGTGGGTCAAGCACAAACGGCACTGACTGCACTGGTAGATTTAATTGAAGCTGAGGAAATTAGACCTGCTTTAATAATTGCGACTCCAGTCGGATTTGCAAATGCTGATGAAGCTAAGGAGCGTTTACAAGACTCTCTAGTGCCTCATATTACAATTGACAGTCGCAAAGGGAATGCAGTTGTAGCAGCTGCGATCGTTGATGGATTGGTAGACTTGGCTTGGCAAGCCTATGGACAAGATGGAAATCGGGGAAGCTAG
- a CDS encoding right-handed parallel beta-helix repeat-containing protein, which yields MVIQGFSLSAYLAIPVLLSLLAEGESIKVPLVENVHQISTKKEMLLSSRELISAQATPKTYYVSGAGNDQNSGLSTSSAFRTIQRAANLTNPGDTVLIMNGVYTNSAKAGSVVHIKRSGTAKAWIKYKAYPGHLPKIQHNTWNGILVSNGASYIEINGLEVIGNNANITLDYAMSQKTNKLNPLTNGNCINVDGRTNGHSRHIRIVNNKVHKCGGAGISAIESDYVTIDNNVVFDNAWYSVYGCSGISMLNNWNSDNNRGYKMFVTNNKSYNNRMYIPWIAVGKITDGNGIIIDSTRNDQNNSKLGAYKGYTLVQNNLTFNNGGSGIHAFLSEHVDIVNNTAVLNNQSPEINGGQIFAHTSSDVRILRNILYAFPGKQVNNNTKNTNVVYDYNIYINSSKVSVKGPRDIVADSQFLSKYPTLEKISGDWKLRLDKQNPPKRTYVEPQSAGFVCGTVTYRLQGKLIKVGCSR from the coding sequence GTGGTAATTCAAGGTTTCAGTTTAAGCGCATATCTTGCAATTCCTGTATTATTAAGTCTTTTAGCTGAGGGAGAAAGTATAAAAGTACCTTTAGTTGAAAACGTCCATCAGATATCCACTAAGAAGGAAATGCTCCTATCCAGCCGTGAGCTAATCAGCGCTCAAGCAACACCGAAAACATACTATGTGAGTGGTGCTGGAAACGACCAAAATAGCGGACTCTCTACTTCATCCGCTTTTAGAACTATTCAAAGGGCAGCAAATCTAACTAATCCTGGCGATACAGTATTGATTATGAATGGAGTATACACAAATTCAGCAAAGGCTGGGAGTGTAGTACATATTAAACGTTCTGGAACTGCAAAAGCATGGATTAAATATAAAGCATATCCTGGGCATTTACCAAAAATTCAGCACAATACATGGAACGGTATCTTAGTTTCAAATGGAGCTTCATATATCGAGATCAACGGGCTAGAAGTCATAGGAAACAATGCCAATATAACCCTTGATTATGCGATGAGTCAGAAAACTAACAAACTAAACCCGCTGACGAATGGAAATTGCATCAATGTAGATGGACGAACAAATGGTCATAGCCGCCATATACGTATTGTCAATAACAAGGTACACAAGTGTGGAGGAGCAGGCATTTCAGCGATTGAATCGGACTACGTAACAATAGATAATAATGTAGTGTTCGATAATGCCTGGTACAGCGTTTATGGTTGCAGTGGCATTTCGATGTTGAACAATTGGAATTCTGACAACAACCGGGGATACAAGATGTTTGTTACCAACAACAAGTCTTACAACAATCGTATGTATATCCCTTGGATTGCAGTTGGAAAGATCACAGACGGTAATGGCATTATTATCGATAGTACAAGAAATGATCAGAATAACTCAAAATTGGGTGCATATAAAGGATACACTTTAGTTCAAAACAATCTTACATTTAATAATGGTGGATCAGGTATTCATGCATTTTTGAGTGAGCATGTTGATATTGTCAATAACACAGCTGTTTTAAATAATCAAAGTCCAGAAATTAATGGCGGGCAAATATTTGCTCATACGTCATCTGATGTCAGAATTCTTAGGAACATTCTCTATGCTTTTCCAGGAAAACAGGTTAATAATAATACTAAAAATACAAATGTTGTTTATGATTATAATATCTACATCAATAGTTCTAAGGTAAGTGTTAAGGGCCCTCGTGATATTGTTGCAGACTCACAATTTTTAAGTAAGTATCCTACTCTAGAAAAAATCTCTGGCGATTGGAAGTTGCGGCTAGATAAACAAAATCCACCAAAGCGGACTTATGTAGAACCTCAGTCGGCAGGTTTTGTCTGTGGGACAGTGACTTATCGCTTGCAAGGGAAACTGATAAAAGTGGGATGTTCTCGTTAG
- a CDS encoding phosphate ABC transporter permease, producing the protein MLVPLTRQKFEQVVPLIATGLQYKYYWGKFSNFLQRLLISVVAVVVILLVTVVFKLEFASIVFVLGIISAFFWLWYPVFQASMRNLQCRRYKYGGFFRGRVLDWWITDQLMGKTETVNNKGELVIIENREKQINLEIGDDTGFSVEFVAPLRSAHKVITRGQIAEMVVMSNRPDLSSIEEFSDIYFPNSNLWVSDYPYLRRDFFNEVGRRLREDKQQKPRRRRRRVED; encoded by the coding sequence ATGTTAGTACCACTGACTCGCCAGAAATTTGAACAAGTTGTCCCCCTAATTGCCACTGGTTTGCAGTACAAGTACTACTGGGGGAAGTTCTCAAATTTTTTGCAACGGCTGTTAATTTCTGTAGTTGCGGTAGTTGTTATTTTGCTTGTAACAGTCGTTTTCAAGCTTGAGTTTGCTTCAATAGTATTTGTGCTAGGGATAATTAGCGCATTTTTTTGGCTGTGGTATCCAGTGTTTCAAGCAAGTATGCGGAATTTACAATGCCGCCGTTATAAGTATGGCGGCTTTTTCCGTGGTCGAGTCTTAGATTGGTGGATTACAGACCAGTTGATGGGTAAAACCGAAACAGTCAACAACAAAGGCGAATTGGTAATTATAGAAAACCGAGAAAAACAAATAAATTTAGAGATAGGAGATGACACAGGATTTAGCGTTGAGTTTGTAGCACCATTACGTTCTGCTCACAAAGTTATTACTCGTGGTCAAATTGCAGAAATGGTAGTAATGTCAAATCGCCCAGATTTAAGCAGCATTGAAGAATTCAGCGATATATACTTTCCCAATAGTAACTTGTGGGTAAGCGATTATCCTTATCTGCGGCGGGATTTCTTTAACGAAGTCGGTCGGCGCTTGCGTGAAGACAAACAACAAAAGCCGCGTCGGCGGCGTCGTAGAGTAGAGGATTAA
- the dapB gene encoding 4-hydroxy-tetrahydrodipicolinate reductase → MTNQAPIPVIVNGAAGKMGREVIKAVAQAPDLNLVGAIDHSLEHQDKDAGELAGLSEPLEVPITNQLEPMLGYVAGDRQSPPGVIVDFTHPDSVYDNIRSAIAYGIRPVVGTTGLSPEQIQDLADFADKASTGCLIIPNFSIGMVLLQQAAIAASKYFDHVEIIELHHNQKADAPSGTAIQTAQLLGELGKTFNPALVEETEKLPGARGSVADEGIRIHSVRLPGLIAHQEVIFGAAGQIYTLRHDTSDRACYMPGVLLAIRKVLALKSLVYGLEKIL, encoded by the coding sequence ATGACGAATCAAGCTCCTATCCCGGTTATTGTCAACGGCGCTGCTGGCAAAATGGGCCGTGAAGTGATTAAGGCGGTGGCGCAAGCGCCTGACTTAAACCTAGTGGGTGCAATTGACCACAGTTTGGAACATCAAGATAAAGATGCTGGAGAATTGGCGGGTTTAAGCGAACCGCTGGAAGTGCCAATTACTAATCAATTAGAACCAATGTTGGGGTATGTAGCTGGCGACAGACAGTCTCCTCCAGGGGTGATTGTAGACTTTACTCATCCCGATTCAGTTTATGACAATATTCGCAGTGCGATCGCTTACGGTATTCGTCCTGTAGTTGGCACTACTGGGTTAAGTCCAGAACAAATTCAAGACTTGGCAGACTTTGCCGACAAAGCTAGCACTGGTTGCCTAATTATTCCTAATTTTTCCATTGGGATGGTACTGTTGCAACAAGCTGCGATCGCAGCCTCAAAGTATTTTGACCATGTAGAAATTATCGAACTGCATCACAACCAAAAAGCTGATGCTCCCAGTGGTACTGCCATTCAAACGGCGCAGTTATTAGGAGAATTGGGTAAAACTTTCAACCCTGCTCTTGTAGAAGAAACGGAGAAATTACCAGGAGCTAGGGGCAGTGTAGCAGACGAAGGGATTAGAATTCATAGCGTGCGCTTGCCGGGATTGATTGCCCACCAGGAAGTTATTTTTGGCGCAGCAGGACAGATTTATACTTTACGACATGATACGAGCGATCGCGCTTGCTATATGCCAGGAGTGCTACTAGCGATTCGCAAAGTCTTAGCGCTAAAGTCGTTAGTATATGGATTAGAAAAGATACTTTAA
- the panB gene encoding 3-methyl-2-oxobutanoate hydroxymethyltransferase, protein MAITTQQLIQWKQQGRSIVALTAWDYAIAQLLDAAGVDLILVGDSMAVVLGYETTLPITLDEIIYHAKSVRRGVKRALVVVDLPFLTYQESLQQAMHSAGRVLKETGAQAVKLEGGYPAIAETVARLVQAGIPVMGHVGLTPQSVHQLGLRQQGKTQEASERILQEAIALEQAGVFSLVLEHIPADLAMQISQKLSIPTIGIGAGIHCDGQVLVTSDVLGLAEKHPPFAKVYTNLRETITKAVQDYAVEVRERKFP, encoded by the coding sequence ATGGCAATCACTACCCAGCAATTAATTCAATGGAAACAACAGGGACGTTCAATTGTGGCGTTGACCGCCTGGGATTATGCGATCGCTCAACTCCTCGATGCAGCTGGTGTAGACTTAATCCTCGTGGGTGACTCTATGGCAGTAGTTCTAGGGTATGAAACAACACTCCCAATAACTTTGGATGAAATCATATATCACGCAAAATCTGTGCGCCGTGGTGTTAAACGCGCATTAGTAGTAGTAGATTTACCATTTTTGACGTATCAAGAAAGTCTTCAACAAGCGATGCATTCAGCTGGGCGGGTACTGAAGGAAACGGGCGCTCAAGCGGTAAAGTTAGAAGGTGGCTATCCAGCGATCGCAGAAACAGTGGCTCGTTTAGTACAAGCCGGAATTCCGGTCATGGGTCATGTGGGTTTGACACCACAATCAGTACATCAACTGGGTTTGCGACAACAAGGTAAGACGCAAGAAGCAAGTGAGAGAATTTTACAAGAAGCGATCGCTCTCGAACAAGCGGGTGTATTTTCTCTAGTGTTAGAGCATATACCCGCGGATTTGGCAATGCAGATTTCACAAAAATTGAGTATTCCCACAATTGGTATCGGTGCGGGAATTCACTGCGATGGACAAGTTTTAGTTACCTCTGATGTCCTTGGACTTGCAGAGAAACATCCACCATTCGCCAAAGTTTACACAAATTTGCGCGAGACGATTACCAAAGCTGTGCAAGATTATGCCGTGGAAGTGCGAGAGCGCAAGTTTCCTTGA
- a CDS encoding ligand-binding sensor domain-containing protein — protein sequence MGTVSKGNVTVVLFCKRNSLLITSILLGLIALPSMGWAQKTPDVNSSDLTPAYPASPPPPRVEPLPDERGVQENSPETDYRVGNLLGDITGNLWVGSWRGLSRIDPKTGKIISRVSLPNIAIGALAQDKVGRLWVGSYGGLMRVDPRTSKITAQNLFLPSKRILSLLLDKRGYLWTGTDSGLALISPDQGLIMTTLKNLPGVSANTLTLDAEGQLWVGTLDGLVRVNTASAAVMKRIANLPGTTVQALAISPEGLIWAGMPNNLLVINPKTGAVLRSVTRLRGRDVTAVRFAKDGSVWVGTNNGLLRLNPNTGAVLDAEVAGLPSSRVLALAPDIGNKLWIGTSEGLAWLMPKTDSAKPHIAFSRAVK from the coding sequence ATGGGCACTGTCTCCAAAGGGAATGTCACCGTGGTATTGTTTTGCAAGCGTAATAGTTTATTGATTACTTCTATCCTCCTGGGGTTGATAGCTTTGCCAAGTATGGGATGGGCACAAAAAACTCCTGATGTTAATTCATCTGATTTAACCCCTGCTTACCCAGCTTCCCCACCGCCACCGCGAGTTGAACCCTTACCCGATGAGCGGGGAGTGCAAGAAAATTCGCCAGAAACTGATTATCGTGTTGGTAACTTACTGGGAGATATTACAGGCAATCTTTGGGTAGGTTCTTGGCGGGGACTATCGCGGATTGATCCTAAAACAGGCAAGATTATTTCTCGTGTTAGCCTACCGAATATTGCTATTGGTGCTTTAGCTCAAGACAAAGTAGGACGTTTGTGGGTAGGAAGTTATGGCGGACTGATGCGAGTAGACCCCCGCACTAGCAAAATTACCGCGCAGAATTTATTTTTGCCTTCTAAACGGATATTGTCGCTATTACTTGACAAGCGGGGTTATTTGTGGACTGGAACCGATAGTGGTTTAGCTCTAATTAGTCCCGACCAAGGCTTGATTATGACAACATTAAAAAATCTGCCTGGTGTCAGCGCCAACACCCTGACTTTAGATGCTGAAGGTCAACTGTGGGTTGGCACTCTTGATGGATTAGTCCGGGTAAATACTGCTAGTGCTGCGGTTATGAAGCGGATTGCCAATTTACCAGGGACGACTGTACAAGCTTTAGCTATTAGTCCAGAAGGATTAATTTGGGCCGGAATGCCAAATAATTTGCTAGTTATTAACCCAAAAACTGGTGCAGTTTTGCGGTCTGTGACTCGGCTGCGTGGGCGTGATGTAACAGCAGTACGTTTTGCTAAGGATGGTAGTGTCTGGGTCGGGACTAACAATGGTTTGTTACGATTAAATCCAAATACAGGAGCTGTCTTAGATGCAGAAGTTGCTGGACTTCCTTCTAGTCGGGTTCTTGCCCTTGCACCTGACATCGGCAATAAATTATGGATTGGCACTAGTGAAGGTCTAGCTTGGTTAATGCCCAAAACAGACAGTGCAAAACCCCATATTGCTTTCAGTCGCGCTGTTAAGTAG